In Juglans regia cultivar Chandler chromosome 13, Walnut 2.0, whole genome shotgun sequence, the following proteins share a genomic window:
- the LOC108988908 gene encoding YTH domain-containing protein ECT4-like isoform X2: MAGEKIIEKPEPGATGLKLESVTDLGELEVASGKDEILSKSTSSIPSLANANSSTKGSNGSFTQSNDSYNLHADGSHTGVQSENGSLVYYLPGYNPYTSGTLVGADGQCAGQQQYFPSSGYLQPPVSYASEAVPCYSWDLTFVGDLPNVTAAGFANAKCAPGSTAFAKSNGFYSMKTNSNPASKFPKSTAHAQPIRTINKVPRVGSDFSRGLLKDYHPIGKFSPFTYQKQGLLPHDGQANYRQSGRVWNLNDRYKSSDKYNRNVDFETLIEVTRGPRAYAKTAPLGSSSTNEKEELGFSVRRDRYNLQDFQTDYETAKFYIIKSYSEDDIHKSIKYDVWSSTPNGNKKLDAVFRGVEGKASEKSSRCPVFLFFSVNGSGQFLGIAEMVGQVDFNKDMEFWQLDKWNGFFPVKWHIIKDVPNSQLRHIILENNDNRPVTFTRDTQEIGLKQGLEMLSIFKSYAAKTSLLDDFNFYENRAKSIHSQSIKPSSQQNEMYSNGDIPNLKTGERNIEVECGGTKRSTDPSCLVNRTKNLSLNDSPQKSNSVKSPSIVNLIPSAF; this comes from the exons GCTAGTGGAAAAGATGAGATATTGTCTAAGTCAACCTCCTCTATTCCCTCTTTAGCGAATGCTAACTCTAGCACCAAAG GATCTAATGGATCATTTACCCAGTCAAATGATAGTTATAATCTTCATGCAGATGGTTCTCACACA GGTGTACAATCTGAAAATGGTTCATTGGTCTATTATCTGCCTGGCTATAACCCATATACTTCTGGGACGCTTGTGGGTGCTGATGGCCAGTGTGCTGGTCAGCAACAATATTTTCCTTCCTCAGGATATCTTCAGCCACCTGTTTCCTATGCATCTGAAGCTGTGCCTTGCTATTCATGGGACCTGACATTTGTTGGGGATCTTCCAAATGTAACTGCTGCTGGTTTTGCAAATGCAAAATGTGCTCCAGGTTCTACTGCTTTTGCTAAGTCTAATGGGTTCTACTCTATGAAAACAAATAGCAACCCTGCTAGCAAATTTCCAAAGTCTACTGCTCATGCACAACCCATCAGAACTATAAACAAG GTGCCTCGTGTGGGTTCTGACTTCTCAAGAGGCCTTTTGAAGGATTACCACCCAATAGGAAAATTTTCCCCTTTTACTTACCAAAAACAAGGTCTGTTACCTCATGATGGTCAAGCGAACTACAGACAGAGTGGGAGAGTATGGAATTTAAACGATAGATATAAGTCAAGTGACAAATACAACAGGAATGTAGACTTTGAAACCTTAATTGAGGTAACTCGTGGTCCTAGGGCTTATGCCAAGACTGCTCCTTTAGGTTCAAGTTCAAcaaatgagaaagaagagttgGGGTTCTCTGTTCGTAGGGATCGATACAACCTTCAAGATTTTCAAACTGATTATGAAACTGCAAAGTTCTACATCATCAAGTCCTATAGTGAAGATGATATTCATAAGAGCATCAAATATGATGTTTGGTCCAGTACACCAAATGGTAATAAGAAGCTAGATGCAGTATTCCGTGGTGTTGAAGGAAAAGCCAGTGAGAAAAGCAGCAGGTGTCCagtcttccttttcttctcg GTTAATGGAAGTGGACAGTTTTTGGGCATTGCTGAGATGGTTGGGCAGGTTGACTTTAATAAAGACATGGAATTTTGGCAACTTGACAAGTGGAATGGGTTCTTCCCAGTGAAATGGCATATAATAAAAGATGTTCCTAACAGTCAATTGCGGCACATTATCCTTGAAAACAATGATAATCGTCCTGTAACTTTTACGCGGGACACTCAAGAG ATTGGACTCAAGCAAGGTTTGGAAATGCTTAGTATTTTTAAGAGCTACGCAGCAAAAACATCTTTGCTCGATGATTTTAACTTCTATGAAAATCGAGCGAAGTCTATTCATTCCCAAAGCATTAAGCCTTCATCTCAGCAAAATGAAATGTACAGCAACGGAGATATACCT AACCTTAAAACGGGAGAAAGGAATATTGAGGTGGAATGTGGGGGCACCAAGAGAAGTACTGATCCCAGTTGTCTTGTCAATCGCACTAAAAATCTCTCCCTCAATGACTCTCCTCAAAAGAGTAATTCTGTAAAGAGTCCTTCTATAGTGAATTTAATTCCTTCGGCATTTTAG
- the LOC108988908 gene encoding YTH domain-containing protein ECT4-like isoform X1 encodes MAGEKIIEKPEPGATGLKLESVTDLGELEVASGKDEILSKSTSSIPSLANANSSTKGETDHESVGEQGVYHPPTSCYNYYYPGSNGSFTQSNDSYNLHADGSHTGVQSENGSLVYYLPGYNPYTSGTLVGADGQCAGQQQYFPSSGYLQPPVSYASEAVPCYSWDLTFVGDLPNVTAAGFANAKCAPGSTAFAKSNGFYSMKTNSNPASKFPKSTAHAQPIRTINKVPRVGSDFSRGLLKDYHPIGKFSPFTYQKQGLLPHDGQANYRQSGRVWNLNDRYKSSDKYNRNVDFETLIEVTRGPRAYAKTAPLGSSSTNEKEELGFSVRRDRYNLQDFQTDYETAKFYIIKSYSEDDIHKSIKYDVWSSTPNGNKKLDAVFRGVEGKASEKSSRCPVFLFFSVNGSGQFLGIAEMVGQVDFNKDMEFWQLDKWNGFFPVKWHIIKDVPNSQLRHIILENNDNRPVTFTRDTQEIGLKQGLEMLSIFKSYAAKTSLLDDFNFYENRAKSIHSQSIKPSSQQNEMYSNGDIPNLKTGERNIEVECGGTKRSTDPSCLVNRTKNLSLNDSPQKSNSVKSPSIVNLIPSAF; translated from the exons GCTAGTGGAAAAGATGAGATATTGTCTAAGTCAACCTCCTCTATTCCCTCTTTAGCGAATGCTAACTCTAGCACCAAAGGTGAGACTGATCACGAGTCAGTTGGAGAGCAGGGTGTTTACCATCCACCTACTAGCTGTTACAATTATTATTACCCAG GATCTAATGGATCATTTACCCAGTCAAATGATAGTTATAATCTTCATGCAGATGGTTCTCACACA GGTGTACAATCTGAAAATGGTTCATTGGTCTATTATCTGCCTGGCTATAACCCATATACTTCTGGGACGCTTGTGGGTGCTGATGGCCAGTGTGCTGGTCAGCAACAATATTTTCCTTCCTCAGGATATCTTCAGCCACCTGTTTCCTATGCATCTGAAGCTGTGCCTTGCTATTCATGGGACCTGACATTTGTTGGGGATCTTCCAAATGTAACTGCTGCTGGTTTTGCAAATGCAAAATGTGCTCCAGGTTCTACTGCTTTTGCTAAGTCTAATGGGTTCTACTCTATGAAAACAAATAGCAACCCTGCTAGCAAATTTCCAAAGTCTACTGCTCATGCACAACCCATCAGAACTATAAACAAG GTGCCTCGTGTGGGTTCTGACTTCTCAAGAGGCCTTTTGAAGGATTACCACCCAATAGGAAAATTTTCCCCTTTTACTTACCAAAAACAAGGTCTGTTACCTCATGATGGTCAAGCGAACTACAGACAGAGTGGGAGAGTATGGAATTTAAACGATAGATATAAGTCAAGTGACAAATACAACAGGAATGTAGACTTTGAAACCTTAATTGAGGTAACTCGTGGTCCTAGGGCTTATGCCAAGACTGCTCCTTTAGGTTCAAGTTCAAcaaatgagaaagaagagttgGGGTTCTCTGTTCGTAGGGATCGATACAACCTTCAAGATTTTCAAACTGATTATGAAACTGCAAAGTTCTACATCATCAAGTCCTATAGTGAAGATGATATTCATAAGAGCATCAAATATGATGTTTGGTCCAGTACACCAAATGGTAATAAGAAGCTAGATGCAGTATTCCGTGGTGTTGAAGGAAAAGCCAGTGAGAAAAGCAGCAGGTGTCCagtcttccttttcttctcg GTTAATGGAAGTGGACAGTTTTTGGGCATTGCTGAGATGGTTGGGCAGGTTGACTTTAATAAAGACATGGAATTTTGGCAACTTGACAAGTGGAATGGGTTCTTCCCAGTGAAATGGCATATAATAAAAGATGTTCCTAACAGTCAATTGCGGCACATTATCCTTGAAAACAATGATAATCGTCCTGTAACTTTTACGCGGGACACTCAAGAG ATTGGACTCAAGCAAGGTTTGGAAATGCTTAGTATTTTTAAGAGCTACGCAGCAAAAACATCTTTGCTCGATGATTTTAACTTCTATGAAAATCGAGCGAAGTCTATTCATTCCCAAAGCATTAAGCCTTCATCTCAGCAAAATGAAATGTACAGCAACGGAGATATACCT AACCTTAAAACGGGAGAAAGGAATATTGAGGTGGAATGTGGGGGCACCAAGAGAAGTACTGATCCCAGTTGTCTTGTCAATCGCACTAAAAATCTCTCCCTCAATGACTCTCCTCAAAAGAGTAATTCTGTAAAGAGTCCTTCTATAGTGAATTTAATTCCTTCGGCATTTTAG